The genomic region CAATAACTACATGTACCTTAAAATAAGCAATCTTAAAGACGTAATTTTCCCGCAAGcactgcactggtaaaatgctttctgggcttgctcaaattctattttatatagcagggtttgttgaattattttaatataagggtttaggcttgttcatccaaaagtcagATTTCGATGACTGTTTACCCCATACAATATTTTCAGAcgataatttatataattttttttcagCTGATTATTGTCATATATGTGACATCAAAGGCATATCCCGACCTGGGTCGCTATGATAGTGAGAAGTACTTTGAAGCTCCCGACAAGAAAGATAAGTGCCCATTCCCGAGTCTACATGATCCTCCAAGCGTTGATCTCTCCGTCATTGTGCCTGCTTACTTTGAGCAGGAAAGATGTAGGTTTACTTACAGTATGAAATTAGTCCAGTGATTATTTTTCAACCATTTTGGGAAGGGGGTCAGCATTAGGACACCTTATACAATCAAATCTGCCTCATTAAATAATTCTGGACTTTGCAATAGTTGAAAGTCACTGAGATTTATTTTTAACTCCTTTATTATTCTTTAGAAGTAAAATTGTTTTGCCTTTTGGTATTGGCAATGGAATTAGGGCCATAATTAAGTTCTGCCCTGATATTGGTTCGAAAAATTAAGTCATTTATgcatataaaagtaataattatcatttaacTTTCATGTTTAGAtcaaaacagttaaatatatttttgtaaaatcacAGCCGTAAAACAAGAAAATCTTCATTTTAGTGCCAGCCATGATGGATGAAGCTTTAGAGTTTTTGGATGACAAACAGGTTGGTTAATGATTTACAGATTattgtatatgaacattatatGCTTAGTAAGATAAGATTACATTAATGATTGTATATAGATTATTGTAAATGATAGAAGTGAATTAACTGTAAaccattaacaaaaaagttactAAACATTTTAGATATGCACCAACccattaattaatatttatataactgaCTTGAAAATGgtgtgaatattattttttccagaaaaaaaatccCTCGTACAGTTATGAAGTGATTGTTGTGAATGATGGCAGTACTGATAAGACATCTGAGGTATTGCTATAGTCAATGAAAGTAACCTTTCCTCAACTCTTGAAAAAATGATGAGCTTTGTTAAATAGTCTGTgttatttaatatgcttttattcTCTGTTCAAGGTTTCATATTTCTATCAAAAAACAGATAATTACGAatgacttttataaaaaaaattaacaataattgtGAATGTCGCATTTAATAAAGTATATACCTGTACATTTGGAACATAAGTTTATAAAGTGTTTTCATGTAGGTGGCTTTGGAGTACACAAAGAAGTATGGCAGTGATAAAGTACGAGTTCTTACGTTGGAGAAGAACAGGGGCAAAGGAGGAGCCATAAGACTGGTTAGAATAATTATCTCATTAGACCTATCTCACTTGACTGGTTAGCACAATTGTCCTATACGACTGGTTAGAACAGTTGTCTCATTAGACAGGCTATAACTACTGTCTCAATAAAATGGCTAGAGCTACTGTCTCAATTAAATGGCTAGACCTTTTGTCTCATTAGAACAGGTAAAGCTATTGACTCATTTGACTGGTAAGAACAATAGTTCCGTTAGACTAGTAAGAATAGAgtccccccccaaaaaaaaaaattcagtcaTTTCTCAGTTACAGACTCAACTTAATTTGACAAGAAAACAGTCTGCCTTGCCAGCTTGGAATCAGATATTTGTTGGGGttttaaatgtaagaaaaacAATCTCTCATAAATTATGTTGATATGGAAGATTTGATTAATCacacacgtacatgtatataaaaaatatgatgcCTTGTCTCTCCACAGGGTATGTTTGTAGCCCGAGGCCAATATATCCTTTTTGCCGATGCTGATGGAGCCAGCAAGTTTAGCGACCTGATCAAGCTGGAAAAATTAATGTCAGAAATGCGCAACAGCGAAAACATGGCCGTGGTTTGTGGTTCCAGGGCTCATCTGGAGCAAGATTCAGTGGCTGAGGTAACTTGCTTTTTAAGCTGGTCTGTTTATTGAAGAAAATAAGTGGTAGTAatgtcaaagccttggtgtctTTTAAAGCAtcgttttgatatttaattggaATGTGGTATACATGTTGCCTGACACAATATGCACACGTACAGCAAAGCCCATATTCTGTCTTTATTAATTGTCCAGTTTTGCTCCTTTAAAAAGTCAACTgggaaaacaaataaataactaaGATTTGCTCTACTTCTTGTTGTTAGTTTTGTAGTAACTAAATACAGTTGAACCCTGTTGATTagaactcccagggaccagcgAAATCACATTGAGCCTCAGTAAATTAAGCCAAGCAGTAATGCTttcatttagtaaaaaaaatggtcCTTAACttccagtttgagccaacgaggaatttgaGCTGATGAGGCTCGACTGAATTACATTCAGGACCTATTTTACTAATTTGTGATGTATCAGTATTGAAATTTTTGGTAAACGTGAAAATTGATGACTGTCTGTTTAATGAAGCaaagttttattcaaaagttatgtttatagGTATGCTTCTCAACAATTTGTAGAGTTTTAAGTTCAAAACagtaattgattttatttatttcaaacatgagTGGTATTTTGTTATgctcaaataaaaagaaaaacttcTGTTATCTCATTTCAGCGCTCCATGTTCCGCACGTTCCTCATGTACGGGTTCCACTTCCTTGTGTATTTCCTGTGCGTGCGGGGAATCAAGGACACACAGTGCGGGTTTAAGCTTCTCACCCGGGATGCGGCCCTTCTGCTATTCTCAAATCTACATGTGGAGAGATGGTGAGAGCCAGTTTAGTGTATACCAGTTCATTTTTGCTTATTGATAGACAGCTTAAGTTGACATTAAGCACCTGAGGAATGCCACTTAATTTGATAACATGCAGTATaacatgaatatgtttttatttttgtaaatcatttgtTTCAGGGCGTTCGATGTAGATCTCCTTTATTTAGCACAAAGATTTAAAATTCCAATTGGGGAGGTGGCAATCAACTGGCAAGAAATAGAAGGTATGGTTAACTAGTAAAGAATAAATACCGGTAGAAGGTATGGAAAACTGATAAACGAATAAATATGAAGCATAAAACGTCATGCttaaatttactgttttataaATCTGTTTTTTTGGTGACTAAATCAACACTTGTTCGAAAAATgataccaatttttttttatagcttAAATACGCTTGACTTACCCTATGAACGCTTTTTCATGCAGGTCATTATCTAATATATAGTGATCCTATGAAACTCAACCTCATtagataaatacaattttacaaagATTCATATACATGAGCATTTGTTACTTAATGTACTTGAACCCTAATACTGTTAACTTTCAGTTCTTGGTTCCAACAGGATGtttgaataatgtgtttaatgAAGCTTTTTAAATGCAGGTCTTTGCCTCATGCTTTATTGTTTATTGGTTGCTTTTGCTCACAGTGTGCCTACCTTtaagattgattttatttacgAAAGGTGCATACACATCTAAAATGTATCTTTATGTATTGTTTGCTTAAATATGAACTTTCTGTTGCAGGTTCTAAGATGATTCCTGTTTGGAGCTGGCTTCAGATGGGCCGGGACTTGTTATTGATACGACTGCGATACGTTCTGGGTGCCTGGAGAATCAACACAGACATCAAGAAACTAAAATAGAAACTTTGTTGTTATTAGGTTGTAGGCTTTGTTATTCCAATTGACGTTTAAGTGTTCATCATGATGATGGTCACTGTAAAAAGGTAGATGACTGTtctaaatttatgtaaatgaaGTTGCAAGACAGCTAAGATAGACATGAAGTAACAGGGATgccaattttcttttcttattttttaaatgatttttaattacaATTACCAGTagatcaatatatatataaaaagtacaTAGTATTTATCTGTTTCGATCTTCTTTCACAAATAAAGTATGTCTTGTAAATACTGATGGAAAtctgatttaaaataatgtttacaatatgtttacaatgttataTTCTTCTACTGGTTTcctctttttttacaattttgtgtAGGCATCCCTCGTTAAAAGATGGCATGAATAAGCTATGAACTTTTGTAAAGAAGGAATGGTTGGTTTGACATAAGTGAGGATTTCACTATCGATATGTGGGAATTGCCATAAAGAAAAATGTAGATTAGTTTTGTGTTTTGCTATCATATAATGTATCTGTGATTTGTAAAAGTTATAcaagttgttaaattaatcCATGTATACAgacacggacctataaaccatggattggaaaCTGCCTGCTATGTCTTTATAGAGCTTTTGAATTAACATTATCCAAGATCATATCCAGggtttataggtctgtgatACAGAACATTAAGTATTATAATGTATTCAATACATATTATTGTTACTTATCAATCTTCAAAAGAAAAGATAAGCAATACTTTGGCAAGTGTTCTTAAATATTCTGTGACACCTACCAAATTTCTGTGAGGAAAAGAGTGCAGCAAAATAAGTGTCATCCCTTTCTGCTCAGCAATGTTGCAAGTATAGCATATCAATCCATTTACGCTAGTTTTCAGTCAACTTTTCTGAAGTTATAgaacttgaaatatatttcagcaaaatttaataaaaaatataagaataactcattttatgcttgattttattattaaatggcacatcttgaattttgtttttgtttttttccctcCTGCTGCAGacaaaatttgtttaaaggtgcactctcacagatttactgctttggcaactttttttaagttttgtcttggaatgagccaatttttgcgtaaatatcagcaaaccagtgaaataagactgctgacaaaagatcagatcgcagattttcatatttccatttcaattttcaaaaaatttatgttttatggctaaaagcgttgctaactgtttaagaaaaatgcataaaacatcaatttttgaacttaaatatgaaaatctgagatctgatttttttgtcagcagtcttacattactggtttccatgcatttttcgcaTTTATTAACTAATtcagtgacaaaaaaaataaattgtaaagagataaatctgtgagagtgcagctttaaaagtctgagttacaattattattttttaaaacctaCCTCTTTTGGCTGTCTGTTTTCAAAGAAGTCATTGCCATAACACTGGATTTGTCAGCTGTGATGGAGGCTGAAAGCTCCTTAACTATTGGGGAGTTGTTCACACAAAACTAAACTTGGAACACATTATCTATGAGTAAATGTATAGCATGGCCCATAACTCTTATTATATAACAAGTAATTCATGAGTTGTGTCCCTTCGGGATCTGCTGATGTTtacctttttgacattttcctttCTTTTGTCTTTGTTCACATAACTGTACCTCTGTGGCATGAagtatttaaacttattttgatacagtcatatacatatatattttatatggtaACTGCATTAACTGGTATGGATTTGTTTAcacttgtttttcttttttctgttgTACCATTTGCGATATAAGCAGATTTTTATTTGGACCTCTAAGGCTGATATGCCATACATAGATGAACTATCACTAATCTTGAAAAAATTCATCATTGACCCAAACACAAATTTTTGATTTAGGAGCCTTTGTTTTACATACTTCGAAAAGAGAATATCATACTTGAAATTCACTATTAAACAAGTCATATAGTTAGTCATTATTTGCttgtaaatattactttttaacagacaaacatttctgtttaaTGTATCATTTAACCAATCTGTTCATTTTCTTCTTATTACGGTATATGGAGGGTTTATTCTTCAAGAATGGATATAGTTATTGTTCAGTCCCTTCTAAGCACTGTATCAaaattttgttgttgaataaatgaagatctttattctttttattattctataattaattATGCATTTCTGATTATCTCTTTTACATATACATGATACAAATAATGGACGatcattaaacatttacaacatcTACACACAATGATAATATCAGGGGTTCTCAAGTTCAGAGATAATCTTGAAATAATAATTGGGAGTTTTTAAATTAAGCTACTGTACAGTTTTAAACCGTTTACTCAGACATTCGCATTGAAAATAATAGCAAGTGCCTTGAAATGAAAGCCACCAGGGTCAAAGCCACCCTTATTAACCCTGCTATGGGCATGAGTCACTCATATTTGAACAAACCGTAGgctatttttcaggattgacaattatcagctaTTAGAACCCCTGTATGATTGATTATTCAGTGAAAACCCTGGCTGTTCACCAAACCATACATTGGTCCCTTGATGGTTTTTAAATGTGTGAAGTAACATTACTTTTGGAACTATATCGGAAAAAAACGGTACTGTATTGTGGTCTTCGtggtttcattgtttaaatgcaaaaacttaatgttggccataactcaaaaacaattcaatatatagacatgaaacttggtatatatatataaatacatatatatatatatatatatatatatatatatatatatatatatatatatatatatatatatatatgtgtgtacatATTACCcaagacaatacacacatgtacatcaAGGCCCCATAACTCTTGattcaataattgttgagaTATATCCcttgtttgaatgaaaatatcagGCTagcatttcatacattttattgcaGTATGAAaatccttaaagctgcactctcacagattgaacgttttgacaaattcttaaatttttgtcttggaacgagccatttttggcgaaaatccatggaaaccagttatataagactgctgacaaaaaatagatctcAGATTATCAGAcctttagtaacggtttaagccataaaacattaattttcgacggaaatatgaaaatctgatcttttgtcagcaatcttttatcattggtttgcagatattcagcaaaaatttgctctttcctagacaaaaaataaaaaagttgtaaaaatggtatatctgtgagagtgcagctttaaatgctTTTCTGGACGATAAAGTGTACGGTACGGTGTATAGTGGCCAGGGTTTTAGcttgaaattgaacacaaaacTGTTCCAGCATTTGAGACTAAGAAATTTGGAActaaattatacatgtactcTTAAAAGcttacaaaatattaacaattctAAGAATAAACAATGCTTATGCATAcgattttgattaaatattgtTGACTTTAtgtataacaagagctgtcacagagacagcacgctcgactattccgccgcttttcagtgtaaggattgaaaagatttggcgaaacatgcatggatcactgtaagattagatttcaatgcaatacatgatgtgctgagatattaacataaatgtggttacatgcaaaattttaaccagaatttctaagtctaataataaagggccattatttgcaaaatacagttacctaacttggttattcaattaggttgggtggttgaataccattgtataaagtctcaatgcaatacatcaagtagttgctgagatattatcataTGTGTGCtataacatgcaagaccttaaccagaatttctaagttgcataataaagggccaaaaattatataatatgaaagatagaattatcttacttgattaaataagaaggttaaatggttgggagcctgtgtgtaaagtttcaatgcaatacatcatgtattcgctgaggtattgacttaaaagtggttacatgcaaaaccttaaccagaatttctatgttgaataaaaaaggagccattatttgaattaatgcaaactagagttatcttacttggttatttaagtagattggatggttgagtaccattgtataaagtctcaatgcaatacctctagtagttgctgagatatgaaccttaaccagaatttctaagtcgaataataaaggcctatttttttgcattaaattcaaataagtgttatctaacttcattaatttagtaggttaaatagttgggaatacatatctaaagtttcaatgcaatacatgatgtattcactgagatattgatttaaaggtgcttgcatgcaaaaccttaaccaaggtgtgacgccaacgccgacgcttgggggagtagtatagctctccttattcttcaaacagtcaagctaaaaatacataatcattgtttaaattaatactACTATTTGTtctcacatattgaaaaaacatattatgtatataagGTTAATCCTTTAAAGAATAGAAACATgtcaacaaaattatttttaaattatcaacaGGTTACTTACAAATGCTATTCAAAGAGCAACAGTAATTACAATGTATACTTGGgtatgacaaaaaaatgaaagcaGAAAAATGTATCTCTAGCATCAATTCTTACAGACATATCATTGTTCATATCGTTATTTGGTTATCAAATCGTCATTAATGTAATTAAGTATAAAAAGGTTAATATATTAAGACAAACACCATACTTGGCAGATAATGTTAGGGATTAATTACTGAAGCATCGTAAGTCACACACTTATAACATGATTTTAAAGCTAAGCTCATTATTTtcgttttggtataatttgtgtagtacatgtgtatttacTTTCTTAAGAGTGTTTGAACTTAAAAACCACACTATCTTGATGAAAGTCACAATTATGAACTACTTATTATTGGATAAACTATGATTAAATTAGAAATTTAGCTGAATGAAACAAGCTACTTAAGCTTGTTAATTTTGAGAACTTTCAGGAAATTGGGACATGATATGTCCATGTTTCATTatgacataaaaaatacatttcagtgTTATGCAGATCTGCCAGATTAATATCAATGGCATGTTGATGCTGATCAACTGAAATATAGAAGCAATAAGTAAACTACCACCAtcccattaaaaaaaaactttcagacATTAATATTAGATAAACAAGTGCATCTTAAATGCATGGATTGTATTACTGGTAGCTTTGTTTCTGGTTGCTTCATGGGGATGAGTAATCTGTCTATTGGGCATCACAGCAGTAGTTTAAAACACATCCATGTTTACTATTACACAATTCATAATTAAAGAGGGTTTAACTCTGCACATCTATGgaagtaaaacatgtttatgtacaGGTTTACCTGTGACATAATTATACGTAGTTACTGCGTTTCAGAGTAAAACATTGTTGGATAGCATTTTCTCTAAACCCAATAGGCAAATATCATTCTTCAACAAATGAATATTATTCATGCATTGTACAAAATCACTTTTCCTGCAGTTTAATAATTCTTTTACATTgagtttaaatcaaattaatagAATATAATATTGAACGTCACAGCATTAAAATAGTAATAAGTCTTTATcatatcacaaaaaatatatttggtaaATCATACATCAGGTTAAAGACGGTAAAACTGGCCTCACAAATCAATCTTGTGTCAAAAATAAGGTTTGCATAACAACATGGAAACCTATGAGCCAGCTCATTCCCAGCCATTTTATAATTCACTTCATCACAAGTTAGAGAAAGCCCTGTTTAATGATATGTATTGTAACGTGTCTTTCTCACAGTGTGTCTTGTCCTGAGTATGAATGTGGAGTTTGAAGGTTCATCACAACCATACAGTACACAAAATTTTCCCAAGCAATCCAACAACCACCGCAAATACAACTGAACACTTAAATGTCATCCCATGGTTGCACAATTCTTCTCTACAAGTACAAATGTCTGCAGTAATGCCTTGGTGTTGCCCGACGCTACAGCCCTCGCCCGTGTATGGGACGCAGCTCCTTGTTACCTCAACAACACGGCGACCCCCTTCGTCTGAAGTCATACAAGACATGTT from Mya arenaria isolate MELC-2E11 chromosome 3, ASM2691426v1 harbors:
- the LOC128228514 gene encoding dolichyl-phosphate beta-glucosyltransferase-like — translated: MDLTISTFLSAIFVLVLFLSILLIIVIYVTSKAYPDLGRYDSEKYFEAPDKKDKCPFPSLHDPPSVDLSVIVPAYFEQERLPAMMDEALEFLDDKQKKNPSYSYEVIVVNDGSTDKTSEVALEYTKKYGSDKVRVLTLEKNRGKGGAIRLGMFVARGQYILFADADGASKFSDLIKLEKLMSEMRNSENMAVVCGSRAHLEQDSVAERSMFRTFLMYGFHFLVYFLCVRGIKDTQCGFKLLTRDAALLLFSNLHVERWAFDVDLLYLAQRFKIPIGEVAINWQEIEGSKMIPVWSWLQMGRDLLLIRLRYVLGAWRINTDIKKLK